The Vibrio marisflavi CECT 7928 region GCTACCGTTGAGCCGCCCCCTTTCAGTGCCCCATCATGGGCATAGCCGTCAATGCCCAATGCTAAACCACTTGTTACCACTAAACCTTGTTCAACGAACTCCTTTGCAAAAGCATGGGCGGTTTGTAGAGCTTCCCTACTCGCGTGTCGGCTTCCCACCATAGCTATTTGTGCAAGCTCAAGCACTTCACTGTTTCCTTTGGAGAAGAGAATTGGTGGTGGGGAACTAAGCTGATTGAGAAGTGAAGGATAATGATTATCGGTTGGGATCAATATGCGATTTTCTGCTGACTGACTTTGCCACTCTAAACATTTCTCTACCTCTCTAGGCGCAATATCTTGAATGTAAGCGATCTGCTTTTGAGTAAGTCCAATTTTTGCTAGTAAGTTGCTGTCGTAGCGAACTATGTGTTCAATGTCGTCAAAAGTCGAAAGCCGAGATAATGATTTAACGCCTAACCTTGGTGTTAGAGCGAGCGTTAGCCATGCCGATAAATAGTGTTCGTTCAACCTATCTTCCTAAAATTAAGACAAATGTAAACGTGTTGCTGAAAAATGGACGCAGAAGTGAAAAATTATACTTTTGGCATGCTGTCATTTGACTGGTAGAATGTCTAGAATTGACCCAGTTATTTTACGCCGTTTCGGCAGAATTCAATTATTTGAGTGTATATGTCTGTATTAGAAGTATTAACGTTTCCCGACGATCGCCTACGCACTGTCGCTAAACCGGTCAAAGAAGTGACCCCAGAACTTCAAAAATTTATCGACGATATGATCGAAACGATGTACGACGAAGAAGGGATTGGTTTAGCCGCAACCCAAGTCGACTTTCATCAAAGAATCGTTGTGATTGATGTCTCTGAAACTCGTGATCAACCAATGGTGCTGATTAACCCAGAGATCACTGAAAAACGTGGTGATGACGGTATCGAAGAAGGCTGCCTTTCTGTCCCTGGAGCGCGTGCTCTTGTGCCAAGAGCTGCAGAAGTATCAGTAAAAGCGCTCGATCGTGACGGCAAAGAATTCACTTTTGATGCTGACGACTTATTAGCAATCTGTGTTCAGCATGAATTGGATCACTTAGAAGGTAAGCTGTTTGTCGACTATCTATCGCCGCTGAAACGTAAGCGCATCCAAGACAAACTCGCCAAAATTAAGCGTTATAACGAAAAACAAGCCAACAAAGGGTAACTTGTTTACCCTTTAGTTATAAGGAAGCCTACCTTGAGCTCGTCTTTAAAAATTGTATTTGCAGGTACTCCTGATTTCGCCGCCAGACATTTGGCGGCGTTATTGTCTTCACAGCATGAAGTTGTTGCTGTTTATACTCAGCCCGACCGCCCTGCGGGTCGAGGAAAGAAGCTCACTGCTAGCCCAGTTAAATGCCTAGCACTAGAGCACAATATTCCAGTATATCAACCAGAAAACTTCAAGTCTGACGAAGCTAAGCAAGAGCTAGCTAACCTCAACGCCGATATTATGGTGGTTGTCGCTTACGGCTTACTGCTGCCCCAAGCGGTGCTCGATACACCGAAGCTAGGCTGTATTAACGTACACGGATCTATATTGCCTAGATGGCGTGGCGCAGCTCCTATTCAGCGCTCTATTTGGGCTGGCGATAAAGAAACAGGTGTCACCATCATGCAGATGGACATCGGCCTTGATACTGGAGATATGCTGCATATTGCTACTCTGCCGATTGAAGCTCATGACACCAGCGCTTCTATGTATGAAAAGCTTGCTGAGCTTGGCCCTAATGCACTCGTTAAGACACTGTCAGATATCGCATCAGATAAAGTTAAGCCAATCAAACAAGACGAGGCTCTTGCTAATTATGCTCAGAAGCTGTCAAAACAAGAGGCAAAGATCGATTGGAATGACAACGCTGAACACATTGAACGCTGTGTGCGCGCATTTAACCCTTGGCCGATGAGTCACTTTTCCGTTGCCGACAACAACGTTAAAGTTTGGCAAAGCCGCGTCGAGAATACGACATGTGAACAAGCGCCGGGAACGGTGATTAAAGCTGACAAAACAGGAATCTATATCGCCACTGGTGAATCTGTTTTGGTGCTTGAATCTATTCAAATTCCAGGCAAAAAGGCGATGTCTGTACAAGACATATTGAACTCACGCTCAGACTGGTTTGCCGTCGGTACTCAACTAAACTAGTCATAAAGCCTGCCGCAATATGACTTCGGCAGGCCGTCATTTCAGGGCAGAGATGTCCTCTACTTTAAGGTAACAGCTATGAATGTTCGCGCTGCCGCTGCCAACGTTTTATATCAAGTTGTAGATAAAGGCGTTTCTCTATCTTCAGCTCTTCCCTCCGCACAGCAATCCATCAAACCTAGAGACCATGCTCTATTGCAAGAAATTTGCTACGGCGCTTTGCGTTACTTGCCGCGTCTAGAGTCTATTAGTGGGAAATTGATGGATAAACCTCTGAGAGGAAAGCAGCGGGTATTTCATCATTTGATTCTCGTGGGCATCTATCAGCTGAGCTTTATGCGTATTCCAGCTCATGCTGCTGTGGGAGAAACGGTAGAGGCAACGAAAACACTCAAAGGCCCCCGCCTTAGAGGTTTAATCAATGCGGTCTTGAGAAATTACCAACGCAACCAACAAGAGCTGGATCAGTTTTCAGTTAGCCACAACGCAGGTAAATATGCCCACCCGAGTTGGCTTCTCAAGCTGCTAGAACAAAGTTATCCGGAACAATGGCAAAACATCGTTGAATCGAACAATTGCAAAGCGCCAATGTGGCTAAGAGTCAATCGTAAGCATCATACAAGGGACGAGTATCTTGAGTTGCTGAGCGAGCAAGATATCGAAGGTATCGCACACCCAGAAGCACGCGATGCTATCAAGCTAGCGAATGCTTGTGATGTCACTAAGCTGCCCGGTTTCGAGCAAGGCTGGGTTTCTGTGCAAGACGCTGCCGCTCAACTATCTGTAGAATATTTACAACCACAAGCTGGCGAACTTATCTTGGATTGCTGCGCCGCACCCGGCGGTAAAACAGCTCACATTCTAGAACGCAACGACAATGTACAGGTTGTCGCACTAGATTGCGATGAGACTCGTTTAAAGCGAGTACAGGAAAACCTGCAGCGTTTAAACTTAAAAGCGCAAGTGATCTGTGGCGACGCAAGAAACCCTCAAGATTGGTGGACTGGCGATAAATTTGACCGAATTCTTCTCGATGCGCCTTGCTCTGCATTAGGTGTTGTTCGCAGGCACCCAGACATCAAGTGGCTGCGTCGCGCGGAAGACATATCAGCCCTTGCAACATTGCAAAGCGAAATCATTGATGCGATGTGGCAGCAGTTAAAATCGGGTGGCACCATGGTCTACGCGACTTGCTCCATCACACCGCAAGAAAACGCAGAACAAGTGAAAGCTTTCTTAGCAAGAACGGCCGATGCCGAGTTAACCGGCAGCGACAAGTCGAATCCAGGGAGACAAATATTGCCTGGAGAAGACGATATGGATGGTTTCTACTATGCAGTTATCAAAAAGAGCTGATCAACATAGCCATTCGTAGACAAAAGATTCATGGTATTTAAGGATAAGCTAGAGAATTCAATATGAAAATCATCATTCTTGGTGCAGGTCAGGTCGGCGGAACACTCGCGGAAAACCTAGTGGGTGAAAACAATGACATAACCATTGTTGACAAAAACAACGAGCGGCTACGTGAGTTACAAGACAAATATGACTTGCGGGTCGTCAATGGTTACGCCAGTCACCCTCATGTTTTACAAGAAGCGGGGGCACAAGATGCCGATATGCTTGTTGCTGTAACCAACATGGATGAAACCAATATGGCGGCCTGTCAGGTCGCTTTTTCTCTGTTTAATACTCCCAACCGCGTCGCCCGTATTCGCTCTCCGCAATACTTGATGGAAAAAGACGCTCTGTTTAAATCTGGCGCTATTCCTGTTGATCACCTCATTGCACCCGAAGAGCTTGTGACTAGCTACATTGAGCGCTTGATTCAGTATCCCGGCGCATTGCAAGTCGTCAGCTTCGCCGAAGAAAGAGTTAGCTTAGTTGCTGTTAAAGCTTACTACGGGGGTCCTTTAGTCGGTAACGCTCTCTCCGCTCTACGCGAGCACATGCCTCACATTGATACTCGCGTTGCGGCGATTTTCCGCCAAGGCAGACCAATTCGACCTCAAGGTACAACGGTTATCGAAGCAGATGACGAAGTATTTTTCGTTGCTGCGAGTAACCATATTCGCTCTGTCATTAGTGAACTGCAACGCCTTGAGCGACCTTATCGTCGCATCATGATAGTTGGTGGCGGTAACATTGGTGCAAGCTTAGCGAAAAGGCTTGAGCAGTCGTACAGCGTAAAACTCATTGAACGCAACTACCAACGGGCAGAAAAGCTATCGGAAGAGCTGGAAGATACCATCGTATTCTGTGGTGATGCCGCCGATCAAGAACTTCTCACAGAAGAAAATATCGACCAAGTAGACGTATTCATCGCGCTAACCAACGAAGATGAAACCAACATCATGTCGGCAATGCTTGCTAAACGAATGGGCGCCAAGAAGGTTATGGTGCTCATCCAACGAGGAGCTTACGTAGACTTGGTACAAGGCGGAGCAATTGATGTGGCCATCTCTCCACAGCAAGCGACCATTTCAGCCCTACTGACCCATGTACGTCGTGCGGACATCGTGAATGTATCTTCTCTACGTCGCGGCGCGGCAGAAGCAATCGAAGCCATTGCGCACGGTGACGAAACCACCTCTAAAGTTGTCGGCCGAGCTATCAGTGACATCAAACTGCCTCCGGGTACCACCATTGGTGCTATTGTCCGTGGCGAAGAAGTATTGATTGCTCATGATAGAACCGTGATAGAGCAAGATGATCACGTTGTGATGTTCTTGGTCGACAAAAAGTACGTGCCTGATGTAGAAGCTTTATTCCAACCAAGTCCATTTTTCCTTTAGGTTGAAATTACTATGGTCAACTTTCGTCCAGTACTGTTTGTTATAGGGCTAGTTTTATCAAAACTGGCTTTATTTATGTACGTCCCGACTGTTGTGGCATTTTTTACCGGAACAGGCGGATTTATCGAGTTCGCCAAAGCGGTCATCATTACTCACATTGTCTCACTTATATGCTTGTCATTTGGTAAAACCAAATCATTTAAGCTCAATGTACGTGACATGTTTTTGATCACCAGCTTAGTCTGGATGATCACCAGCATATTCGCGGCACTGCCGTTTGTTTTTATCAACCACATTAGTTTCACAGACGCCTATTTCGAAACCATGTCTGGCCTTACCACAACGGGCTCAACGGTGCTTAGCGGGCTTGAGAGCATGGCGCCAAGTGTCATCTTGTGGCGCTCGATATTGCAGTGGATTGGTGGTGTCGGCTTTATTGTTATGGCTGTTGCCATCTTACCGATGCTAAACGTCGGTGGTATGAAACTATTCCAAACCGAATCCTCAGATTGGTCAGACAAAAGCAGCCCAAGAGCAAAAACAGTGGCAAAAAATATTGTTGCCGTTTATTTGGTACTCACTGCATTGTGTATTCTAGGCTACAAGCTTGCAGGTATGAGTTTGTTTGATGCGATTAACCACGCATTCACGACTCTATCCACCGGTGGTTACTCTACAACAGACAGTTCGATGAATCGCTTTTCTCATGCTGCTGACTGGGTTGGCACCTTGTTTATGTTTCTTGGCGGCTTACCGTTTCTTCTATTTGTAACCGCCATCAAAAAGCGCAGGCCCAAAACTGTACTCCTTGATGAACAAGTAAAAGGCTTTTTCTACTTAGTTCTCATCTCTAGTTTGTCTATTGCGATTTGGATGACCTTAAGAGACGGCTATCATCCACTAGACGCACTTAGATTATCAATGTTCAATGTAGTGTCAGTTCTTACCACTACTGGCTATGGCCTTGGTGACTTCACAGCTTGGGGCGCACTGCCCACCACTATTTTTGCTGTGTTACTCATGATAGGCGCATGTTCTGGTTCAACAGCGGGCGGCATTAAGATTTTCCGCTTCCAAATTGCCATGACGCTTCTTAAAAAACAGATGATGAAACTGATTCATCCATCAGGTGTTTTTGTACAAAAATACAATAGCCGACCAGTAACAGATGATATCGTGCGCTCTTTGGTTGCTTTTACTTTGATGTACTTTATTACCATCATTGGACTTTCTGCGTTTCTGAGTGCGCTAGGCTTAGATCCAGTGACAAGTATTTCGGGCTCAATAACTGCTGTTGCTAATGTTGGGCCGGGTATGGGACCAATTATTGGACCAACCGGAAACTTCGCACCTCTCCCAGATGCAGCTAAATGGGCTCTTAGTCTTGGCATGCTTATGGGTCGTTTAGAAATACTCACCTTGTTGGTGTTATTCTTCCCTGCTTTTTGGAGACGCTAGTGTAAGTTGCTGGCAACAAAACTATGAAAAGACGACTAATACTACTTTTACTAATGATTGCCCCGCTAAGTTATGCAAGCGAGGTTGTTGTACTTAAAGATGGACGTAAAGTGCAGCTCAACGATAATTTTACTTGGCAGTATGTCCAAACAGATAGCCAGAAAAAGCAAGAAACAAAGCCAGCTTCGGCTGTCCCAACGATTCCGGTTATTAAACAACAGCCAAGTAGCTCGCTCACCATACTTGGCGCCAACAAACCAACTCTACAATTAGAGAAGTCTGGTGTAGATGTGCTACTGGGCGCCTTACAATACCAATCTGGCAAGCTCATTATTCCAACATCAATCACGAACCAAGGTACGGAGTCAGTCATCTTGGTGACACTGGATATTACTATTACTGATGCTCAAGGAAATGTTCTAACAACACAAACTGTCAATGTCTGGGAATCAATAAAACGACTGGCTGACACTTACTTAAGGCCGCAAAGCCAAAGTGAAGGAAGAACAATCTCATTAGATGTAAATAAGCTGAAGCAGTATAAGATATCAGCTGCTATCACTCAGGTGGTGACTCGCTAGACTGGAGTCACATACAAATAAATGGCGAGGTAGTGGCAAACACTGCCTCCCAACACAAACAAATGCCAAATAGCATGATTGTAAGGAAGCTTTTTGGCCGCATAAAAAATAGCGCCAACCGAATAAACTACGCCTCCCGCAGCTAATAAAATGATACCGTTAACCTGTAAATGCAGCACCAGCTGATATATGACGATTAGCGACAGCCAACCCATCACCAAGTATGTTGCTAACGATAGCTTTTTATATCGATAAACAAAAATCACTTTAAGTATCACGCCAGCAATTGCGAGCAACCAAATCACCACCATCAAGCCCACGGCGAGAGGTGTACGTAAGCTGACCAGCATAAACGGTGTATAGCTACCTGCGATAAGAAGAAAAATCGCGCAATGATCTAGCGTTTTCAGCCAGCGCTTTGCTTTGGGAGAAGGAACGGAGTGGTAAAGAGTTGAAGCTAAAAAAAGCAGAACCATACTTGAGCCGTATATGGCATAGCTCACGACACTCAAAGTATCCGCATGACTTTGATTGGCTTTAATCAGAAGGAGCACCAATCCAGCAATACTGACTATCAAGCCGACACCGTGAGTCAAAGCGTTCAACAGCTCTTCTTTCGGCGTATAACTGTTTGATACTGAACTCATGGCACACCTCATCGGCCAAATCCGCAGCTCAGTATCACACATTTAGCTTACACGTGTAAGTTAAATTTTCAGCTAAAGGTACGTCTCTTCCAAATAGCTAATGACCGTGTCTCCCGCTTGCTCTGCGCTAGCCGATAAAGGAATGGATAGGTGGTGTGTCAGCTTACCTTCACTCAGCAAACTCGCTAACATGCCTTTAGTGCCCTTACGATTTCTATCTATCTCAAACCACATTTGCACATCCTCATCGGAGTAGTGACAAACCAATTCTAGCTCGCGCCAACAGCCATGATACGGGCCATCGATAGGAACAAACTCAAACTCTTGCACATACGGCAATGGAAACCCTTCTACTGCCTCACACTCAACTTGCCGAATACGTAGGCCTTTATTCTCTAACGCAGAGAAAATACCATCCATCAATGGATCCGGGCGAACGGTCAGTATGTCTTTATCTGTAGGATCGGGCGCTTTCGCTATATCCACATCAGTTTGAATCCAAACCTTAGTGTCTCCTATGGTGATAGGGGTATTCCAAGGAATATCTAGCTCAACATCAAAGTCACGTGTCTCACGAGGTGAGATAGCAAAGGAGTACGGGAGATCCCAAGTCAAAAGCGTATAGTGCTCATGTGCTCGTTTAAGTTCGTCAGAACTTTCGTCTAACGCCTCTTTGATATAACGACAACACAACCTTAAGTGAATGTTTTCAATTTCCTGCCGTTCACTTCCACCATAAAGGTGAATAGTAATATTGGCCTTTTTCCCAGGAAAAATGACATCTTGGCGCAGCACAGAGTCTACTTTGACCGAGCCAATTCCAAAGCTTGAGAGGGTTTTATTTATAAACGACATCGACACCTCCATTTAGGTACTATTGATATTAATCTGGTTTACTATCGCAACTCAATGGACCTATTTCACTATTTTAGTATCTTTACTAAAGATTAATTGTTTAACTATCGATCAAGACTATATTAAATGCTACCATTCTCGCGATATATGTTTTCGTATATCAAGAGTTCCTGGATAGTGATTTGGATTGGCCGAAGCCAGAAGAGCCACCCTTCGTTTTGCTGTAGAAGTTCAACTCATTATTATTCAGGCCTATGAATTGACAACGGATTGTCGGAGATTTAGGTAAACCAATGCACCACACGCCTATTAGATTTGCACACAATAGTCGAAGTGCTGCGCGTCGTAGTGGCTTCGCTACGACTCCAGTCGCCAAGAAAAAGTAGTACATAGTTCTCGATGTAATACCTCATGATGAAAGCGCAGTTACCCTCTGCGCTTTTTTATATCTACTTGCTCAAACTTAAAAGCACACAAACTCCATTGGTATTTCAATACCAGTTTGATATTTTAAGGCGCAAAGTAAAGTGACTAGGAACTAATAATGAATCAACACAGAATCAATGAACTTCTGGATCTATTGAAGTCCGATTGGCTACAAGACTCCGATTTAAACTTACTCGAGTTTATCACTAAGCTTTCTCAAGAAGCTGGTTATAAAGACGACCTTGCTAAGCTGACTGACGACGTGCTCATTTATCATCTAAAAATGCGTAATAGTGACAGCAAAGAACAAATCCCCGGCTTGAAAAAAGATCACGAAGAAGATTTTAAAACTGCTATTTTGAAAGCCAGAGGCATTATTTCCTAGCAACCAACAGTACCTGTTCATGCGTAACGCTCAATTTATGATCGCACAAAAGGACACGTACGTATCAACTGATTAAACTACCGCTTACGTGAGCGAAATTCGCTAGCTCATCACAGCTCTATTTACGTATTGGGCTAGCGTCTGAAGAAGGACCTTCATATGAGTCAAGATAAGATTGACGTCAAGGATATCTCTGCCAAGGCTAAAAAAACGCAATCATCGAATAATAAAGCCACACAAAATAGCGACCGATTCAATCCAAGCAATCGCATTTATGTACGAGAGAGTAAAGGTACGTTTCAAAAGTTGCGCCAATATGGTGGTTGGTTTTTCCTAGCACTATTTGCCTTAACACCTTGGTTAAATTTCGATGGGCATCAAGCGATATTGCTTGATATCGGTAACCAACGATTTAACTTTTTTGGTACCACGCTATATCCTCAAGATCTTACTTTGCTCGCTCTACTCTTTGTCGTTGCTGCTTTTGGCCTGTTCTTCCTAACCACATTTTTAGGTCGAGTTTGGTGCGGTTATCTATGCCCGCAAACCGTTTGGACCTTTATGTATATTTGGTTTGAAGAAAAACTAGAAGGCAATGCGAATAAGCGCCGAAAACAGGACTCTCAACCACTCACATCACAGCTCATCTATAGGAAAACACTCAAGCACATCGCCTGGTGGGCCATCGCATTAGCAACCGGGCTCACGTTCGTCGGCTATTTTGTGCCGATCAAGTCGTTGGTTATAGATAGCTTGACACTAAACCTAAGTTTTTGGCCTGCATTTTGGGTACTGTTTTTTGCAGCTTGTACCTATGGAAACGCAGGTTGGATGCGCTCAATTATGTGTATTCATATGTGCCCTTACGCCCGCTTCCAGTCCGCTATGTTCGACAAAGACACATTCATTGTGGGCTATGACACCAAACGCGGAGAACAGCGGGGCCCACGATCTAGAAAAGCAGATCCCGCAAAGCTCGGACTCGGCGACTGTATTGACTGCGATTTGTGTGTTCAAGTATGTCCAACTGGGATTGATATTCGCCAAGGACTGCAATATGAATGCATCAACTGCGGAGCTTGTATCGATGCTTGTGACAACACCATGGATAGAATGGGCTACAAAAAAGGCTTAATAAACTACACCACCGAACATAAACTGTCTGGGCATTCCACTACCATTTTCAGGCCCAAGTTGATTGGTTATGGTTTAGTCATGCTCATCATGGTGGGTCTATTCTTTGTCCAACTCAATATGGTTGAACCAATGGGGCTATCGGTTCTAAGAGATAGAAGCCAGCTCTATCGGGTTAACACCTCTGGTGAGGTTGAAAATACTTACGTACTCAAAATCCTCAACAAAACCCAAAAGCCTCAGCAATATCAACTGAGCGTAAAAGGGCTAGAGCAAGCATCATGGTATGGCAAAAAACAAGTTTGGGTGCAGCCAGGTGAAGTACTTAGCTTACCAATGACACTTGGAGTAGACCCAGAAAAACTCGATTCACCAGTTTCAAAGATTCAGTTTATACTGTCCGACAGTAATAATTTTGCTATTGAAGTCGAGAGCCGATTCATTGAAAAGCTTTAGCCCCGGCAGCAGTGGCACAACGAAGGATCTGGGTTCAGCAATGAACCCTATTAGTTATGACACAGCAAGCGTTTAATTTTGATGCCCTAACGCCTGACTTTATGTGGTATGCGTTAGAGAGTATCGGCATTAGAGCAGAATCTGGGCTTCTAGCACTTAACAGCTATGAAAACCGTGTTTATCAGTTTACTGATGAAGAACGAAAAAGGTACGTGGTGAAGTTTTATCGACCACAGCGCTGGAGCCAAGAGCAAATATTAGAAGAACACTCATTTACTTTTGATCTAATGGAAGCCGATGTTCCTGTTGCGCCGCCAATCAAAATTAACGGTGAATCGCTGCACCACTATCAAGGTTACATGTTCGCTTTGTTTGAAAGTGTTGGTGGCAGACAGTTCGAAGTCGATAACTTTGATCAACTAGAAGGCGTCGGCCGCTTTTTAGGGCGCATTCATAAAGTAGGAAGTGCAAGGCCTTTTAGTCATCGACCAACCATTGGGTTAGATGAATACCTCTACCAGCCAAGAGATTTATTGCAAAACTCGTTGTTCATCCCGACTCATCTAGAAAACGCATTTTTTAGTGATTTAGATTTATTAATCAAAGAGCTTAGTGAGCAGTGGACAGAGCAACACACTGTGATTCGTCTTCATGGGGACTGCCACCCAGGCAATATACTGTGGCGTGATGGCCCAATGTTTGTCGATTTAGATGACTCACGAAATGGCCCCGCAATTCAAGATATTTGGATGCTCCTAAACGGTGAAAAGCACGATAAACTGGCTCAGCTAGATACTATTTTGGAAGCGTACGAAGAGTTTTATCAATTTAACCCCACGGAATTGAAACTCATTGAGCCATTGCGTGGTCTGAGAATGGTACATTATATGGCATGGCTTGCGAAAAGATGGAATGACCCCGCCTTTCCAATCGCATTTCCTTGGTTTGCTGATGCAAAATATTGGGAAAGCCAAGTATTGTCATTTAAAGAACAAATAGCGGCTTTAGGTGAGCCACCACTTTCGCTTTCACCTCAATGGTAGAGCACCGATTACAACATAGAATGGAGTTTATAATGAAAAAGCTGTTTGCACTTGCTGCGACCCTACTGCTGAGTGTGTCTGCTTATGCAGCCCAATTTAAAGAGGGTGTCAACTACACCACTCTGAAACTGCCTTTATCTCAAAAGCCGACTGTTACTGAGTTTTTCTCATTTTATTGCCCACACTGCTTTGCATTTGAACCTGTAATTGAACAGCTACAAAGTGAACTGCCAAAAGACGTAATTTTCAAAAAAGAACACGTTTCGTTCATGGGTGGCTCTATGGGTGAGAACATGAGCAAAGCTTACGCGACAATGGTTCAGCTTGATGTTCAGAAAAAACTAGTGCCAATCATGTTCAATCAGATCCAAGAGCAAAGAAAGCCACCACAAAATATCGATGACCTGCGCAACATCTTTGTCAATGCAGGTGTTAGCGCTGATCAGTTTGATTCTGTGTTCAACAGCTTCGCTGTCGATTCCATGGTGCGTCGCTACGACAAAGACTTCAAGGACGCTGGCATCACTGGTGTCCCAACTGTTATCGTCAACAACAAATACATTGTTAAAACACAATCTATTACGTCGATACAAGAGTATATTGAACTAGTTAAATACCTATTGAAAGACAACCCAGGTCAACCAGCGAAAAAAAGCTAAATCGACACCATCCGGTCTTGCATAAAGAAGGGGAAGCAATGCTTCCCCTTCTTTATAAACCTATAGAACTTTACTTATGTATCTCTTTTAACAGTTCATCTTTTTCCTGCCATACATTTGACAGCCACTGCTGAAACTGACGCTTATAAGGCTTGTCATTGAAATAGTCACCTTGCACTTCTTCATTTACTGGCAAAGTGCGACTCCTAACAACGATTTTGGTCATTCGACCCATCAGCATATCTTTAAACGGTTTGTCCAAGTTTTCAGGGTAAGCCAATGTCACATCAACAATACTATCAAACTGATCGCCCATCGCAGCCAATGTATACGCAATACCGCCAGATTTTGGTTGCAGTAGATGCTCGTAGCCATTTCTTTTCTTTTTACTATGACAAAAACGTGTACCTTCAACATAGTTAACTACGGTCGTTGGTGTGTGTTTGAACTTGGCACAGGAGCGGCGGGTCGTCTGTAAATCTTGTCCACGCTTTTCTGGATGACGAATCAAGTACTCTCTGGAGTAGCGACGCATGAACGGCATATCCAAAGCCCAGCAAGCCATGCCAATAAAAGGAACATAGAGCAGTTGCTGCTTTAAGAAAAACTTAGGCATCGGTACTTTATCTTTGAAAACGCAGCAAAGAACTACAATATCAGTCCAACTCAAATGGTTGCTGATCATTAAATACCAACCATCTTTCTTTAAATCTTCTCCACCTTCTATATCCCACTCCACTCGATTCGAAGCGGATAAAATCCACGCGTTTATAGTCGCCCAAAGCCACATAGCTTTGTTCGCTAAGCGAGTTGCCAGTGCTTTGAGCGAAGCAGTAGGAAGCACCAGTTTAAACAGCGCAATAATACAAATAATTGTCGAGCAAAAAGCTGAATTCAGAATGACTAAGAAAATGTTAAGTACAAGTAGTAGATAAGCCAACATATTTAATAACAACAGTGATTAAGAAGTGATAAGTCCATTTGAGCCATTTACTGGCCATATCCCCACAAGGCTTGAGATGAGTGCTTCAAGTAACTTGAGTCTAGGATTAGGCTGAAAAATCAGCTCGACATTATACAATTCCTCAAACACATTGGAATAACAGGCTGAATAAATTGATAAGTTGGGTATTAGAGTATGTTTAACTCACTATTGAGTTCTCCGTCAGTCGTTGCAGCAGTCTGTCCATCGCTCGATACCCCAACGCTTCAGAAAGATGTTTGCGAGAAATATTTGTCATCCCCTCTAAATCAGCGATCGTCCTCGCCACCTTAATTATTCGGTGATACGCACGTATTGATAAACCAA contains the following coding sequences:
- a CDS encoding DUF3157 family protein, which produces MKRRLILLLLMIAPLSYASEVVVLKDGRKVQLNDNFTWQYVQTDSQKKQETKPASAVPTIPVIKQQPSSSLTILGANKPTLQLEKSGVDVLLGALQYQSGKLIIPTSITNQGTESVILVTLDITITDAQGNVLTTQTVNVWESIKRLADTYLRPQSQSEGRTISLDVNKLKQYKISAAITQVVTR
- the trhA gene encoding PAQR family membrane homeostasis protein TrhA, with the translated sequence MSSVSNSYTPKEELLNALTHGVGLIVSIAGLVLLLIKANQSHADTLSVVSYAIYGSSMVLLFLASTLYHSVPSPKAKRWLKTLDHCAIFLLIAGSYTPFMLVSLRTPLAVGLMVVIWLLAIAGVILKVIFVYRYKKLSLATYLVMGWLSLIVIYQLVLHLQVNGIILLAAGGVVYSVGAIFYAAKKLPYNHAIWHLFVLGGSVCHYLAIYLYVTPV
- a CDS encoding sporulation protein, with translation MSFINKTLSSFGIGSVKVDSVLRQDVIFPGKKANITIHLYGGSERQEIENIHLRLCCRYIKEALDESSDELKRAHEHYTLLTWDLPYSFAISPRETRDFDVELDIPWNTPITIGDTKVWIQTDVDIAKAPDPTDKDILTVRPDPLMDGIFSALENKGLRIRQVECEAVEGFPLPYVQEFEFVPIDGPYHGCWRELELVCHYSDEDVQMWFEIDRNRKGTKGMLASLLSEGKLTHHLSIPLSASAEQAGDTVISYLEETYL
- a CDS encoding YihD family protein: MNQHRINELLDLLKSDWLQDSDLNLLEFITKLSQEAGYKDDLAKLTDDVLIYHLKMRNSDSKEQIPGLKKDHEEDFKTAILKARGIIS
- the ccoG gene encoding cytochrome c oxidase accessory protein CcoG — encoded protein: MSQDKIDVKDISAKAKKTQSSNNKATQNSDRFNPSNRIYVRESKGTFQKLRQYGGWFFLALFALTPWLNFDGHQAILLDIGNQRFNFFGTTLYPQDLTLLALLFVVAAFGLFFLTTFLGRVWCGYLCPQTVWTFMYIWFEEKLEGNANKRRKQDSQPLTSQLIYRKTLKHIAWWAIALATGLTFVGYFVPIKSLVIDSLTLNLSFWPAFWVLFFAACTYGNAGWMRSIMCIHMCPYARFQSAMFDKDTFIVGYDTKRGEQRGPRSRKADPAKLGLGDCIDCDLCVQVCPTGIDIRQGLQYECINCGACIDACDNTMDRMGYKKGLINYTTEHKLSGHSTTIFRPKLIGYGLVMLIMVGLFFVQLNMVEPMGLSVLRDRSQLYRVNTSGEVENTYVLKILNKTQKPQQYQLSVKGLEQASWYGKKQVWVQPGEVLSLPMTLGVDPEKLDSPVSKIQFILSDSNNFAIEVESRFIEKL
- a CDS encoding serine/threonine protein kinase, which translates into the protein MTQQAFNFDALTPDFMWYALESIGIRAESGLLALNSYENRVYQFTDEERKRYVVKFYRPQRWSQEQILEEHSFTFDLMEADVPVAPPIKINGESLHHYQGYMFALFESVGGRQFEVDNFDQLEGVGRFLGRIHKVGSARPFSHRPTIGLDEYLYQPRDLLQNSLFIPTHLENAFFSDLDLLIKELSEQWTEQHTVIRLHGDCHPGNILWRDGPMFVDLDDSRNGPAIQDIWMLLNGEKHDKLAQLDTILEAYEEFYQFNPTELKLIEPLRGLRMVHYMAWLAKRWNDPAFPIAFPWFADAKYWESQVLSFKEQIAALGEPPLSLSPQW
- a CDS encoding thiol:disulfide interchange protein DsbA/DsbL; the protein is MKKLFALAATLLLSVSAYAAQFKEGVNYTTLKLPLSQKPTVTEFFSFYCPHCFAFEPVIEQLQSELPKDVIFKKEHVSFMGGSMGENMSKAYATMVQLDVQKKLVPIMFNQIQEQRKPPQNIDDLRNIFVNAGVSADQFDSVFNSFAVDSMVRRYDKDFKDAGITGVPTVIVNNKYIVKTQSITSIQEYIELVKYLLKDNPGQPAKKS